A genomic region of Coraliomargarita sinensis contains the following coding sequences:
- a CDS encoding sensor histidine kinase, with amino-acid sequence MRVRPVMFAWWLLFGATVSMAACAWWLLGREADRVESLAAGTLANRTASVADSIDLLMEEVRTGVVDGLLAVRELPDARIALAEMVEGNPYVAVGYYFRGADAVTVWLGERGELPAPGSVRGKTESGGVVYPWSLPEFASVPPEEEAPAATPRLANSKAPSDAYAYASAPVAPAAERTDAFADEAQGDASQQKLVTQNVALKQQREAVRKVNVDNRFGLNSVSGALSPSEEAAGEPTEGVMSKSELGAVRAQADKKKRQTDKEAPLVPEASVRRGWVDFSMEGREQWMAWVGLPESRDYIGAWLDREAVLAELSKAISLSQQDGLRFRLVDAGGRTVAGDYSPKFAGSQSAAPELSLAVGSALPKWRIETYRANGANTFGSSFRFVGGLFIAGLSLAILIGSAVLIWQARRDARDAQQKTSFVANVSHELKTPLTSIRLFADMLHDGRVKDEAKQREYLQRMLNETQRLTRLVNNVLDFSRLDRGQRGARYELRDLGAALGEMIESQRERLLAEGLSVDYQAPDSPLRAQVDGDALEQILLNLLDNAAKYAASGERAEVALRGGNGGWQLRVSDFGPGIPAAERKQVFDAFHRSDDRLTSERPGCGLGLSIAARLAREMGGKLTLEENRPTGCSFVLKVPR; translated from the coding sequence ATGCGCGTCCGCCCCGTCATGTTTGCCTGGTGGCTCCTTTTCGGAGCGACGGTCTCGATGGCGGCTTGCGCCTGGTGGCTGCTCGGGCGCGAAGCCGACCGGGTGGAGTCGCTGGCAGCCGGGACGCTGGCCAACCGGACGGCGAGCGTGGCAGACAGCATCGACCTTCTCATGGAGGAAGTGCGCACCGGGGTGGTCGACGGGCTGCTCGCGGTTCGGGAGCTCCCGGATGCAAGGATCGCCCTGGCGGAAATGGTCGAGGGCAATCCCTACGTGGCTGTGGGTTATTATTTTCGGGGGGCGGATGCGGTGACGGTCTGGCTGGGGGAACGCGGCGAACTGCCCGCGCCGGGGTCGGTCCGTGGGAAGACCGAATCCGGTGGTGTCGTTTACCCCTGGAGCCTGCCCGAGTTTGCCTCCGTGCCACCCGAAGAAGAGGCCCCCGCCGCCACGCCGCGGCTTGCCAATTCGAAAGCGCCGAGCGATGCCTACGCTTACGCCAGCGCGCCTGTGGCCCCGGCCGCGGAGCGCACGGATGCCTTTGCCGATGAAGCGCAGGGCGACGCAAGCCAGCAGAAACTGGTGACGCAGAATGTTGCGCTGAAGCAGCAGCGGGAGGCGGTGCGCAAGGTCAACGTCGACAACCGTTTTGGACTGAACAGCGTGTCGGGTGCCCTCAGCCCGTCGGAGGAGGCCGCCGGAGAACCAACGGAGGGAGTCATGAGCAAGTCCGAGCTCGGCGCGGTGCGCGCCCAGGCGGACAAAAAGAAAAGGCAAACCGACAAGGAGGCGCCGCTGGTCCCGGAGGCCTCGGTGCGTCGCGGTTGGGTGGATTTCTCAATGGAGGGCCGGGAACAGTGGATGGCCTGGGTCGGCCTGCCGGAGAGCCGCGATTACATCGGTGCCTGGCTGGACCGTGAAGCCGTGCTCGCCGAGCTTTCCAAGGCGATCAGTCTCTCGCAACAGGACGGCTTGCGCTTTCGCCTGGTTGATGCCGGGGGTCGCACGGTGGCAGGAGATTATTCGCCGAAATTTGCCGGCAGTCAGTCAGCCGCACCTGAGCTCAGTCTGGCGGTCGGCAGCGCCTTGCCCAAGTGGCGAATCGAAACCTACCGGGCAAACGGGGCCAACACCTTCGGCAGCAGCTTTCGTTTCGTGGGCGGCCTCTTTATCGCCGGTCTCAGTTTGGCCATTCTCATCGGGTCGGCAGTCCTGATTTGGCAGGCCCGCCGCGATGCTCGGGATGCCCAGCAGAAGACAAGCTTTGTGGCCAACGTCTCGCATGAGCTGAAGACGCCTCTCACCAGTATCCGGCTCTTCGCCGACATGTTGCACGACGGGCGCGTCAAGGATGAGGCCAAGCAACGGGAATATTTACAGCGGATGCTCAACGAAACCCAGCGGTTGACCCGTCTGGTCAACAACGTGCTCGACTTCAGCCGCCTCGACCGGGGGCAGCGCGGGGCCCGCTACGAGTTGCGGGATCTCGGCGCGGCGCTGGGCGAGATGATCGAGAGCCAGCGTGAGCGCCTGCTCGCCGAGGGCTTGTCGGTCGACTACCAAGCGCCGGATTCGCCGCTGCGCGCACAGGTGGATGGCGACGCACTCGAACAGATCCTGCTCAACCTGCTCGACAACGCCGCCAAGTACGCCGCGTCCGGAGAGCGGGCAGAGGTGGCTCTCCGTGGCGGCAACGGCGGTTGGCAGCTGCGTGTGAGCGACTTCGGCCCCGGCATCCCCGCCGCCGAGCGCAAACAGGTTTTCGACGCGTTTCATCGTTCGGACGACCGGCTGACCTCGGAGCGGCCGGGCTGCGGACTCGGGCTGAGTATTGCCGCCCGGCTGGCCCGGGAAATGGGCGGTAAGCTGACGCTGGAAGAGAACAGGCCGACTGGTTGCTCCTTTGTTCTCAAGGTGCCTCGGTAA
- a CDS encoding response regulator transcription factor: MADPKHILIAEDDASIRIGLVDILEGEGYRVTVSEDGEQALARFHDESPDLAILDIMMPKLSGYDVCRAIRKENEALPILMLSAKSEEIDKVLGLELGADDYITKPFGVRELLARVSAALRRSSALNAAPAGESPVRFGDVELDRARRQLVKGGTELPLTQLEYKLLIAFVENADRALSRDDLLNAAWGIDYQGTTRTLDQHVSQLRHKIEPDPAKPVYILTVHGYGYRYCPLG, encoded by the coding sequence ATGGCCGACCCGAAACATATTCTCATCGCGGAAGACGACGCCAGTATACGCATCGGGCTCGTCGATATTTTGGAGGGCGAGGGCTATCGCGTGACGGTTTCGGAGGACGGGGAACAGGCACTGGCCCGTTTTCACGACGAATCGCCGGACCTTGCGATCCTCGACATCATGATGCCGAAGTTGAGCGGTTACGATGTTTGCCGCGCCATTCGCAAAGAGAACGAAGCGCTGCCCATCCTCATGCTCAGTGCGAAGAGCGAGGAGATTGATAAAGTGCTCGGCCTCGAACTGGGCGCGGACGATTACATCACCAAGCCCTTCGGGGTGCGCGAGCTGCTCGCCCGGGTCAGTGCCGCCCTTCGCCGTTCCTCCGCGTTGAACGCGGCTCCGGCGGGCGAGAGCCCTGTCCGCTTCGGCGATGTCGAACTCGACCGGGCCCGTCGCCAGCTGGTGAAGGGCGGCACTGAACTTCCCCTGACTCAGCTGGAGTACAAGCTACTCATCGCCTTTGTGGAGAACGCCGACCGCGCGTTGAGCCGCGATGATCTGTTGAACGCGGCCTGGGGCATCGACTATCAGGGCACGACCCGGACGCTCGACCAACACGTTTCCCAGCTTCGCCACAAGATCGAGCCGGACCCGGCGAAGCCGGTTTACATCCTGACCGTGCACGGCTACGGCTATCGCTACTGCCCACTCGGCTGA
- a CDS encoding lysophospholipid acyltransferase family protein, which produces MLPCVRSAASIKANRGIAKAAHSLILAASMSDPVNQSRPYAELKWHQRVLLSLLAFLMGLWSRSLRFHWGPEVQAVIDRPLPPSVVILWHNRLFAAPEFFRRNFGKRRLATLISASGDGAWLAAFVGKLGMFPIRGSHYKRGPQAVREMLAAHREGYDIAVTPDGSRGPMYDLKPGAIAVALKTGAPFVMFSLNFSRAWRLKSWDRFYLPVPFSRVEVQIKVIERPAELGEDPRQLADLLKEQMNTITQD; this is translated from the coding sequence ATGCTCCCATGCGTCCGCAGTGCCGCTTCGATCAAAGCCAATCGCGGCATTGCCAAGGCGGCGCATTCCCTCATCTTGGCAGCATCCATGTCCGATCCCGTCAACCAGTCCAGGCCCTACGCCGAGTTGAAATGGCACCAGCGTGTGCTGCTGTCCCTGCTCGCTTTTTTGATGGGGCTATGGTCGCGCAGTCTGCGCTTTCACTGGGGCCCGGAGGTGCAGGCCGTGATCGACAGGCCTCTGCCACCCTCGGTGGTGATCCTCTGGCACAACCGGCTCTTTGCCGCCCCGGAGTTTTTTCGTCGCAACTTTGGCAAACGTCGGCTCGCCACCCTGATAAGTGCCAGCGGCGACGGTGCCTGGCTGGCGGCTTTTGTGGGCAAGCTCGGCATGTTTCCCATCCGGGGCTCCCACTACAAGCGCGGGCCACAGGCGGTGCGTGAGATGCTGGCGGCCCACCGGGAGGGCTATGACATTGCGGTCACCCCGGACGGGTCACGCGGGCCGATGTACGATCTCAAGCCCGGCGCGATTGCGGTCGCGCTGAAAACCGGGGCGCCTTTTGTCATGTTCTCGCTCAACTTCAGCCGGGCCTGGCGACTTAAGAGCTGGGACCGCTTTTACCTGCCGGTGCCCTTCAGTCGGGTCGAGGTACAAATCAAAGTGATTGAAAGGCCCGCCGAGCTGGGGGAGGATCCCCGGCAGTTGGCCGACTTACTCAAAGAGCAGATGAACACCATCACTCAGGATTGA
- a CDS encoding rhodanese-like domain-containing protein, with product MKYIILLVALSANMALGLETKAKVSFDDYKSLVAAVESHRESRLIDLNTFLEMSKDPDVIILDSRSAFRYGRLHLKGARHLAFADYTQENLARVIPSSDTKILIYCNNNFEGNQTDLATKVFVPASPAEGGLGREFAVQKKPLMMALNIPTYINLYGYGYRNVYELNELVNVNDPRISFEGSTVPSTSQPDLRQTLR from the coding sequence ATGAAATACATTATCCTTCTGGTCGCTCTTTCGGCCAATATGGCTCTCGGGCTGGAGACAAAGGCGAAAGTCAGTTTTGACGATTACAAATCGCTCGTCGCGGCGGTTGAGAGTCACCGCGAGAGCCGTCTTATCGATCTGAATACCTTTCTCGAAATGAGCAAAGATCCGGATGTGATCATCCTGGATTCCCGGTCCGCATTCCGCTACGGGCGCTTGCACCTCAAAGGGGCACGGCATTTGGCCTTTGCGGATTACACCCAGGAAAATCTCGCCAGAGTGATCCCGTCCTCTGACACGAAAATCCTGATCTACTGCAACAACAACTTTGAGGGCAACCAGACGGATCTGGCGACCAAGGTGTTCGTGCCCGCTTCACCGGCTGAGGGTGGCTTGGGCCGCGAGTTCGCCGTCCAGAAAAAGCCGCTCATGATGGCACTGAACATCCCGACCTACATCAACCTGTACGGCTACGGCTACCGGAACGTCTACGAGCTGAACGAACTTGTGAATGTGAACGATCCGCGCATCAGCTTCGAAGGCAGTACCGTTCCATCCACTTCTCAGCCGGACTTGCGGCAAACCCTGCGCTGA